One Fibrobacter sp. UWEL DNA segment encodes these proteins:
- the metF gene encoding methylenetetrahydrofolate reductase [NAD(P)H] has translation MKIIDILKQDKMSLSFEVFPPKKETSFDSVQAATESIAALGPAFMSVTYGAGGGVSQYTLQIAKNIKKKFGVPMLAHLTCVSSSKETVQARIQDMKDAGITNVMALRGDLTPELIANGRSDCDYHHAVELIHDLKASGADFCIGAACYPEKHPESPNQREDIQHLKEKVEAGADFLTTQMVFDNNLFFNFLYKLREAGVTCPVLPGIMPITNANQVERAIKLSGSFMPQRFKSLVDKFGSDPEAMKQAGIIYASDQIIDLYANGITNVHVYSMNKPDVAEGIMRNVSAILGKNFIA, from the coding sequence ATGAAAATTATTGATATTCTCAAGCAAGATAAGATGAGCCTCTCCTTCGAGGTGTTCCCCCCGAAAAAAGAAACCAGCTTCGACAGCGTGCAGGCCGCAACCGAATCCATTGCAGCCCTTGGTCCCGCATTCATGAGCGTTACTTATGGCGCCGGTGGCGGTGTAAGCCAGTATACCTTGCAGATTGCAAAGAATATCAAGAAGAAGTTCGGCGTTCCCATGCTGGCACATCTGACCTGCGTCTCCAGTAGCAAGGAAACCGTCCAGGCTCGCATCCAGGACATGAAGGACGCAGGCATTACCAACGTGATGGCACTTCGCGGCGACCTGACCCCCGAGCTGATTGCCAACGGCCGTTCGGACTGCGACTATCACCACGCCGTGGAACTGATCCACGACCTGAAGGCCAGCGGTGCAGACTTCTGCATTGGCGCCGCCTGCTACCCCGAGAAGCACCCAGAAAGCCCCAACCAGCGAGAAGACATCCAGCACCTGAAGGAAAAGGTGGAAGCCGGTGCAGACTTCCTCACCACCCAGATGGTCTTCGACAACAACCTGTTCTTCAACTTCCTGTACAAGCTCCGCGAAGCTGGCGTCACCTGTCCAGTGCTCCCCGGTATCATGCCCATTACCAACGCTAACCAGGTGGAACGCGCCATCAAGCTTTCCGGATCCTTTATGCCCCAGCGTTTCAAGTCCCTGGTGGACAAGTTCGGTAGCGATCCCGAGGCAATGAAGCAGGCCGGTATCATCTACGCCAGCGATCAGATTATTGACCTTTACGCCAACGGCATTACCAACGTCCACGTCTATTCCATGAATAAACCCGATGTTGCTGAAGGGATTATGCGTAACGTTTCCGCCATTTTAGGTAAAAATTTCATAGCATAG
- a CDS encoding TlpA disulfide reductase family protein: MRIFTKLFTFTAFFALAAGVSNAQLSPEPPMANVNLMQDSTTNQPMKMDFSKPLTGISDPGILFSHFSNRPLLIYYFSPKCPHCQRHMPEIQDLMKEYEKDGLTGIAIGLGGGIKKNDIRSFIDTYKVVIPVFQDADYKFAPVYGTGYIPVVYLVNKDGTFYRYETVNEANMNHMRATLNKMLRK, translated from the coding sequence ATGCGTATTTTTACGAAATTGTTTACTTTTACCGCATTTTTTGCACTTGCAGCAGGCGTCTCAAACGCACAGCTTTCTCCCGAACCGCCAATGGCCAACGTGAACCTTATGCAGGATTCCACCACCAACCAGCCTATGAAGATGGACTTTTCCAAGCCCCTCACAGGCATTAGCGATCCGGGCATTCTGTTCAGCCATTTTTCCAACAGACCCCTGCTGATCTATTACTTCAGCCCCAAGTGCCCCCACTGCCAGCGCCATATGCCTGAAATTCAGGACCTGATGAAGGAATACGAAAAGGACGGCCTGACAGGTATCGCCATCGGCCTCGGCGGCGGCATCAAGAAGAACGATATCAGATCTTTCATCGACACGTACAAAGTGGTCATTCCCGTATTCCAGGATGCAGACTACAAGTTCGCACCTGTATATGGCACCGGCTACATCCCCGTTGTATACCTGGTGAACAAGGACGGCACCTTCTACCGTTACGAAACGGTAAACGAAGCCAACATGAACCACATGCGCGCAACCCTCAACAAGATGCTTAGAAAATAA
- a CDS encoding ATP-dependent DNA helicase RecG: protein MGPKSLDALKAAGIVSLSDFLYNIPRTYLDQTKVSQIGNLHAGERVVLIGKIIRAGIIRGRSSRFVATLADGTGEINLTFFQGYSYHSKRIQPGSHWLVTGTVGEYRGFQMTHPDMQRFDEDEQFSGQILPVYPMTEAMVKSRITQKSLRNWYKVVFNFPSLTLPGLCPKALTDYLHFNPVLANLKALHLPVDFNEIRKAKQQLKILELLPFCLRMVKRRESQMLRGHERQVDLGLVMKAKSELPFSLTDGQEKALNEIVSGLNGKKQFHALLQGDVGCGKTVVAMLSMLAVCGSGEQSALMVPTDILARQHYKQMKPVFEAAGMRVELLVGATPAAERKAILGELQMGLCQAVIGTHALFSKDVEFAKLGFVIIDEQHRFGVGQREALLAKGEYPDMLVMSATPIPRSLAMTMYGDLKVISIKEKPAGRKPIKTRLVPADKRNDMKRFIANEAKNGNLCYWIVSKVNSTDKDSEGVPARSVDDVVRELRAFDSTLVVEGIHGQMDEAVRDETLKRFAAGQVHILVATTVIEVGVNVPQANVMAIDSPDRFGLAQLHQLRGRVGRGDVQAWCFLMMPEGDAAENSIERLTQFSHTEDGFEIAELDLAARGAGNLEGNEQSGSWVFRWFDWIHDQELISQTLEIADHILKDGDAFNEDAREKIQLWYQEKPSANEDGIH, encoded by the coding sequence ATGGGACCAAAAAGTTTGGACGCCCTCAAGGCTGCGGGCATCGTTTCCCTTTCGGATTTTCTCTATAATATTCCCCGTACTTATCTAGACCAGACTAAGGTTTCCCAGATTGGAAACCTTCATGCCGGGGAGCGCGTGGTCCTCATAGGAAAGATCATTCGAGCAGGAATTATCCGCGGTAGGTCTAGCAGGTTTGTCGCCACCCTTGCCGATGGAACAGGCGAAATCAACCTGACATTTTTCCAGGGCTACAGCTACCATAGCAAGCGAATCCAGCCCGGCTCCCACTGGCTTGTAACTGGCACAGTCGGTGAATACCGCGGCTTCCAGATGACCCATCCGGACATGCAACGATTTGACGAAGACGAACAGTTCTCCGGCCAAATTCTCCCGGTGTATCCCATGACGGAAGCCATGGTCAAGAGTCGTATTACCCAGAAATCCTTGAGGAACTGGTATAAGGTTGTATTTAACTTTCCTTCCTTGACCCTTCCTGGACTTTGCCCCAAGGCACTGACGGATTATCTCCACTTCAATCCAGTTCTTGCAAACTTGAAGGCACTGCATCTACCAGTAGACTTCAACGAAATCCGCAAGGCAAAACAGCAGCTTAAGATTCTGGAACTTCTCCCCTTCTGCCTCCGCATGGTCAAGCGCCGCGAGAGTCAGATGTTGCGAGGTCACGAGCGTCAGGTGGACCTAGGTCTTGTAATGAAGGCTAAATCGGAACTGCCCTTCAGCCTCACGGACGGACAGGAAAAAGCACTGAACGAAATCGTATCCGGTCTCAACGGAAAGAAGCAGTTCCACGCATTGCTACAAGGTGATGTAGGCTGTGGCAAGACCGTGGTGGCCATGCTATCAATGCTTGCCGTCTGCGGATCTGGGGAACAAAGCGCCCTGATGGTCCCCACAGACATCCTGGCAAGGCAGCACTACAAACAAATGAAGCCCGTATTTGAAGCGGCAGGTATGCGAGTGGAACTGTTGGTAGGCGCCACACCCGCTGCAGAACGTAAGGCTATTCTGGGAGAACTCCAGATGGGTCTTTGCCAGGCCGTCATCGGCACCCACGCCCTGTTCTCCAAGGATGTGGAATTTGCAAAGCTGGGTTTTGTGATTATTGACGAACAGCACCGTTTTGGCGTGGGCCAACGCGAAGCGTTGCTGGCAAAGGGTGAATATCCCGACATGTTGGTCATGAGTGCAACGCCCATTCCCAGAAGTTTGGCAATGACCATGTATGGCGACCTGAAGGTCATTTCCATCAAGGAAAAACCCGCAGGACGAAAGCCCATCAAGACACGCCTGGTTCCTGCAGACAAGCGTAACGACATGAAGCGGTTCATCGCCAATGAAGCGAAGAATGGAAACCTCTGTTACTGGATTGTCAGCAAGGTCAACAGCACGGATAAAGATTCTGAAGGGGTCCCCGCACGAAGCGTCGATGACGTGGTCCGAGAACTTCGGGCATTTGATTCGACTCTCGTAGTAGAAGGCATTCACGGCCAGATGGATGAAGCCGTCCGTGACGAAACCTTAAAGCGTTTCGCCGCAGGACAAGTCCATATTCTAGTAGCCACCACCGTCATCGAAGTGGGCGTCAATGTTCCCCAGGCAAACGTGATGGCCATCGATTCCCCGGACCGTTTCGGGCTTGCCCAGCTCCATCAGCTTCGAGGTCGTGTGGGCCGCGGAGACGTTCAGGCCTGGTGCTTCCTGATGATGCCCGAGGGGGATGCCGCCGAGAATTCCATAGAACGCCTGACCCAGTTCAGCCACACGGAAGACGGATTTGAAATTGCAGAACTGGACCTTGCCGCCCGCGGGGCTGGCAACCTGGAAGGTAACGAACAAAGCGGAAGTTGGGTATTCCGCTGGTTTGACTGGATTCACGACCAGGAACTGATTTCCCAGACATTGGAAATTGCGGACCATATCCTGAAGGATGGAGACGCCTTCAACGAAGATGCCCGGGAAAAAATCCAGCTCTGGTATCAGGAAAAGCCCTCCGCCAACGAAGACGGAATCCATTAA
- a CDS encoding MlaD family protein — MKISDRTLGYLSLVALIFIFAFVALEMLEAHQKSTTTIQVDFDELGSLQPEDLVVVRGFTVGTVGKVEWLGDRARIQINFDEPIILREGTRIVNVNYAIMGQRRVEIFPSKEGKRYPDDYIYTGTFEPGIAEVLRYIEDVNQQLSAVREMVHLVVDGDSTHPSAQAAFENVMATVDGTLESADKLITTMQPTINHLFKQVNTASSELIEVANQADTAVQVATKAVNSKIQVAEEAIKTISEGAQNINQLVIDIESDTTFSKLFKSKETMDRLAEMVSKTKDLIASIDSKNISVRDENGNPVTLLTWKGINLIGETAREKAKKRAEKGESLDK; from the coding sequence ATGAAAATTTCCGATAGGACATTAGGCTATCTGTCGCTCGTGGCATTGATTTTCATTTTTGCCTTTGTTGCGCTGGAAATGCTAGAAGCACACCAGAAATCCACTACCACTATTCAAGTGGATTTTGACGAGTTGGGATCTCTCCAGCCCGAAGATCTGGTGGTTGTCCGCGGATTTACCGTAGGAACCGTAGGCAAAGTGGAATGGCTGGGTGACCGTGCCAGAATCCAGATCAATTTTGATGAGCCCATTATCCTTCGCGAAGGCACTCGAATTGTCAACGTGAACTACGCCATCATGGGTCAGCGCCGCGTGGAAATTTTTCCCTCCAAGGAAGGCAAACGCTATCCCGATGATTACATTTATACCGGAACTTTTGAACCCGGCATCGCCGAAGTTCTCCGTTACATCGAAGACGTAAATCAGCAGCTCTCTGCGGTTCGCGAAATGGTACACCTGGTGGTAGACGGAGACTCTACCCACCCTTCTGCCCAAGCCGCTTTTGAAAACGTAATGGCCACCGTGGATGGCACCCTGGAAAGTGCAGACAAGCTGATTACCACCATGCAACCCACCATCAACCATCTGTTTAAACAGGTCAATACCGCAAGCAGCGAGCTGATCGAAGTTGCCAACCAGGCGGATACCGCCGTGCAGGTTGCTACCAAGGCCGTCAACTCGAAGATTCAGGTTGCAGAGGAAGCCATCAAGACCATTTCCGAAGGCGCCCAAAACATCAATCAGCTGGTAATCGATATTGAATCGGATACTACTTTCAGCAAGCTTTTCAAGAGCAAGGAAACCATGGATCGTCTTGCCGAAATGGTTTCCAAGACCAAGGACCTTATCGCTTCCATTGACTCCAAGAACATTTCAGTTAGAGACGAAAACGGCAATCCCGTTACGCTCCTCACTTGGAAGGGCATTAACCTGATTGGAGAAACTGCCCGCGAAAAAGCAAAGAAGCGCGCAGAAAAGGGCGAAAGCTTAGACAAGTAA
- a CDS encoding GspE/PulE family protein, protein MDKLCNNIFIQQENGFCKVFLENEFDEFLLEKIRHEYNQRVIPVKASKAEISRLNRARNKENDQEIIRQLEPGKKDSSWESAPIINLVDNLLENALDAGASDIHIEPQENALRIRLRQDGMLKDFKTLPLWLAEPILIRLKILAEVDITDRRIPHDGSFTFNSSSGAINIRLSTLPTQGGEKCVLRLLPRQDASREFLLEDLISSQVQLDFLRKVFRSPQGLFLITGPTGSGKTTTLHAGLREIIHQQINVTTIEDPVEYVLEGANQVQVNERCGFTFPVALRSILRQDPDVILVGEIRDAETAQIAIRAAQTGHLVLSTLHTNNAEAAFSRLQDLGVETSYIQDSLLGVMAQRLVRKTTEISGKYSGRLALTEIIRGDGTLVDGNLRDSANRAIAQGLTDQQEIERIIGSV, encoded by the coding sequence ATGGACAAATTATGCAACAACATTTTTATACAGCAGGAAAATGGATTCTGCAAGGTTTTTCTGGAAAACGAATTTGACGAATTTCTTCTGGAAAAAATCCGACACGAATACAATCAGAGGGTGATTCCCGTTAAAGCAAGTAAAGCAGAGATTAGCCGTTTGAATCGAGCCCGAAACAAGGAAAATGACCAGGAAATCATCAGACAATTGGAACCAGGAAAAAAAGATTCTTCCTGGGAATCGGCTCCCATTATCAACCTGGTAGATAACCTGCTGGAGAACGCACTGGACGCAGGTGCATCCGACATCCACATTGAGCCACAGGAAAACGCACTCAGAATCCGTCTGAGACAGGATGGAATGTTAAAGGATTTCAAGACGTTGCCTTTATGGCTTGCGGAGCCCATCCTGATCCGCTTGAAGATTCTTGCCGAAGTCGACATTACCGACAGGCGTATTCCTCACGATGGCAGCTTTACCTTTAACAGCTCCAGCGGGGCCATCAATATCAGACTAAGTACCCTTCCGACTCAAGGCGGTGAGAAATGCGTCCTGAGATTACTGCCCCGTCAAGACGCCTCCAGAGAATTCCTGCTGGAAGATCTTATTTCAAGCCAGGTCCAGCTGGACTTTCTCCGGAAAGTATTCCGCAGCCCTCAGGGTTTATTCCTGATTACAGGGCCTACGGGCAGCGGGAAGACCACCACCCTACACGCAGGCCTTCGAGAGATTATCCACCAGCAAATCAACGTCACCACCATCGAAGACCCGGTGGAATACGTACTGGAAGGAGCCAACCAGGTGCAAGTGAATGAAAGATGCGGATTCACCTTCCCTGTAGCCTTACGCTCCATCCTGAGGCAAGACCCGGATGTAATCCTTGTAGGAGAAATCAGAGATGCAGAAACCGCCCAGATTGCTATACGAGCCGCCCAGACAGGACATCTTGTGTTGTCCACCCTCCACACAAACAATGCCGAAGCTGCTTTTTCCAGACTTCAGGACCTGGGAGTAGAAACCTCCTACATTCAGGATTCTCTACTGGGAGTCATGGCCCAGCGCCTCGTACGGAAAACAACTGAAATTTCCGGCAAATATTCGGGACGTTTAGCCCTGACGGAAATCATCCGTGGGGACGGGACACTAGTAGACGGCAACCTGAGGGACAGTGCAAACAGGGCCATAGCCCAAGGTTTAACGGACCAGCAGGAAATTGAGCGCATAATAGGCTCTGTTTAG